The Streptomyces sp. NBC_00454 DNA segment CCAGCCGGGACAGCGCGAACGCGTTGGTAGGGGACGCCGAGGAGGCGTCGTGGACCAGGATCCGGGCCTCGTTCTCCGGGGTCACCTCCACGACCTCCAGATCACCGGTGGCCACGTTGCGCACCACGCCCTTGGCGTTGTCCACGCCGAAGCGGATCGGCTGCCCGTCCTCGAGCCGGATCACGGCCTCCTGGGCCTGCTCGCGGTCCTTGAGGACCTCGAAGGCGCCGTCGTTGAAGATGTTGCAGTTCTGGTAGATCTCCACCAGCGCCGTGCCCTGGTGGTCCGCGGCCGCCCGCAGCACCTCGGTGAGGTGCTTGCGGTCGGAGTCGACCGTACGGGCCACGAAGGAGGCCTCCGCGCCGATCGCCAGCGAGACCGGGTTGAAGGGCGCGTCGAGCGAACCCATCGGCGTGGACTTGGTGATCTTGCCGACCTCGGAGGTGGGGGAGTACTGCCCCTTGGTCAGCCCGTAGATCCGGTTGTTGAACAGCAGGATCTTGAGGTTGACGTTCCGCCGCAGGGCGTGGATCAGGTGGTTTCCGCCGATGGAGAGCGCGTCCCCGTCACCGGTGACCACCCAGACCGACAGATCGCGGCGCGAGGTGGCCAGACCGGTCGCGATGGCCGGGGCGCGGCCGTGGATCGAGTGCATCCCGTAGGTGTTCATGTAGTACGGGAAGCGCGAGGAGCAGCCGATGCCCGAGACGAAGACGATGTTCTCCTTCGCCAGCCCCAGCTCGGGCATGAAGCCCTGCACCGCGGCGAGCACCGCGTAGTCACCGCAGCCGGGACACCAGCGGACCTCCTGGTCCGACTTGAAGTCCTTCATCGACTGCTGGGCGGCCGCCTTGGGCACCAGCGAGAGCAGGGTCGGGGTGTCGGTCACCTCAGCCATTGACGGCCTCCTTGAGATGCGTGGCGAGCTGCTCGGCCTTGAACGGCATGCCGTTGACCTGGTTGTACGACCGTGCGTCGACCAGGTACTTCGCCCTCAGGAGGGTCGCGAGCTGCCCGAGGTTCATCTCCGGCACCACTACCTTGTCGTAACGCTCCAGAACCGCTCCCAGATTCCTCGGGAAGGGGTTGAGGTGGCGCAGATGGGCCTGTGCGATGGGGACGCCGGCGAGCCGCAGCCGGCGTACGGCGGCCGTGATCGGCCCGTACGTCGAGCCCCAGCCGATGACCAGGGTCTTCGCCCCGTCCGGGTCGTCGACCTCCAGGTCGGGGACCTCGATGCCGTCGATCTTGGCCTGGCGGGTGCGCACCATGAAGTCGTGGTTGGCCGGGTCGTACGAGATGTTGCCCGTGCCGTCCTGCTTCTCGATGCCGCCGATCCGGTGCTCCAGCCCCGGGGTGCCCGGGACGGCCCAGGGGCGGGCCAGGGTGTGCGGGTCGCGCTTGTACGGCCAGAAGACCTCGGTGCCGTCGGCGAGCTCGTGGTTCGGGCCGGAGGCGAACTGCACCGCCAGGTCCGGCAGGTCCGCCACGTCCGGGATCCGCCACGGCTCGGAGCCGTTGGCGAGGTACCCGTCGGAGAGCAGGAACACCGGAGTCCGGTAGGTCAGCGCGATCCGGGCCGCGTCGAGCGCGGCGTCGAAGCAGTCCGCCGGGGTGCGCGGGGCCACGATCGGGACCGGGGCCTCGCCGTTGCGCCCGTACATCGCCTGGAGCAGGTCGGCCTGCTCCGTCTTGGTCGGCAGGCCCGTGGACGGGCCGCCGCGCTGGATGTCCACGATCAGCAGCGGCAGCTCCAGGGAGACCGCCAGCCCGATCGTCTCGGACTTCAGGGCCACGCCCGGACCTGAGGTGGTGGTCACGGCGAGCGCTCCGCCGAAGGCCGCGCCCAGGGCCGCGCCGATGCCGGCGATCTCGTCCTCGGCCTGGAAGGTGCGCACGCCGAAGTTCTTGTGCTTGCTCAGCTCGTGCAGGATGTCCGAGGCCGGGGTGATCGGGTACGAGCCCAGGTAGAGCGGCAGGTCCGCCTGCTGACCTGCTGCGATCAGGCCGTAGGACAGGGCCAGGTTCCCGGAGATGTTGCGGTAGGTGCCCGTCGGGAAGGCCCGGGTGGCCGGGGCCACCTCGTAGGAGACGGCGAAGTCCTCGGTGGTCTCGCCGAAGTTCCAGCCGGCCCGGAAGGCGGCCACGTTCGCCTCGGCGATCTGGGGCTTCTTCGCGAACTTCTGCCGCAGGAAGCTCTCGGTGCCCTCGGTGGGCCGGTGGTACATCCAGGACAGCAGGCCCAGGGCGAACATGTTCTTGCTGCGCTCGGCCTCCTTGCGGGGGAGCCCGAAATCCTTCAGTGCCTCGATCGTGAGGGTGGTCAGCGGCACCGGGTGGAGGTTGTAGGCGTCCAGGGAGCCGTCTTCCAGCGGGGAGGTCTCGTAGCCGACCTTGGCCATGGGGCGCTTGGTGAACTCATCGGTATTGATGATGAGCTCCGCGCCGCGCGGCACGTCCCCGATGTTCGCCTTCAGCGCCGCCGGATTCATCGCCACCAGGACGTTCGGGGCGTCGCCCGGGGTCAGGATGTCGTGATCGGCGAAGTGCAGCTGGAAGCTCGACACACCGGGGAGGGTGCCGGCGGGCGCCCGGATCTCGGCGGGGAAGTTCGGCAGCGTCGAGAGGTCGTTCCCGAAGGACGCCGTCTCCGAGGTGAAACGGTCACCGGTGAGCTGCATTCCGTCACCCGAGTCACCCGCGAAGCGGATGATCACCCGATCGAGACGGCGCACTTCCTTGCCGCCGGTGGGGCCGTGGGGGCTGCCGCTGCTCGGATCGCCGCTGCTCGGATCGCCGCTGTTCGGGCCCGGGGGCGTCCGCTGCTCGCCGACGACCGCGTTTTCGGCCCCGTCGGAATGCTCGGCTGGGCTACTGACCTGGCTGGTCACTGAACTGGACCTCCTTCGAGGCGTGAGCACTGCCCAAGGTCAACCCTACGTCGGTAGGGATTCCTTCCCAGGGGTGCTCATTATCTGGACCGCCCTCTCGGCGGTCGGTCCGAATCCGGCCTTAACTGACAGAGTGTCAGTTGATCAAGACCTTAGGTAGGTGAGGACGGCCAGCACACGCCGGTGATCCCCGTCACTCGGTGACAGGCCGAGCTTCATGAAGATGTTGCTGACGTGCTTCTCCACCGCGCCGTCGCTCACCACGAGCTGCTTGGCCACCGCGGAATTCGTCCGCCCCTCGGCCATCAGCCCCAGCACCTCGCGCTCCCGCGGGGTCAGCCCCGCCAGCACGTCCTGCTTGCGACTGCGGCCGAGCAGCTGCGCCACGACCTCCGGGTCCAGGGCGGTACCGCCCCGCGCCACGCGCACCACGGCGTCCAGGAATTCCCGTACGTCCGCCACCCGGTCCTTGAGCAGATACCCCACCCCGGTGCTGGAACCGGCCAGCAGTTCGGTGGCGTACTGCTCCTCCACGTACTGCGACAGCACGAGCACCCCTATGCCGGGGTGGTCGCGCCGCAGCCGCACGGCGGCCCGTACGCCCTCGTCGGTATGGGTCGGCGGCATCCGCACGTCCGCCACCACCACGTCCGGCAGTGCGTCCTCGGCCGCCAGGTCCGCCACCGTCTTGATCAGGGCTTCCGCGTCCCCGACGCCCGCGACGACGTCATGCCCCCGGTCGGTCAGCAACCGGGTCAGGCCCTCACGCAGCAGCACTGAATCCTCGGCGATGACCACACGCACCCTGTTTTCCACGACTTCGAAGCTCCCGCGTCCACTCGTGCCCTTTTTCCCCTGACACAGCCAAGCATCCCAGTCTCGTACCGGGATGAAGGCTGAGTGCGATCAACGCGTGGGCGTGGGAACGGTGTTTTCGGGGGCGGAAGGGAGCACTCCGCGCAGCGGGCCCGAAAGTCAGGCCTTTGGCCCCCGCCGGAGGGGGCCGAATGGAGGGTGGTGGGGCCGAGGTGGGGCCGCGGCCCGGCCGTGTCGCGGGACTCAGGAACGCCAGGGCGACTCAGGCGCGCCAGGGCAGCTCGGCGGTCACGGTGGTGCCGGTTCCCTCGACGGAATCCACGACCAGCACCCCGTCCACGGCGTCGAGCCGCTCGCTCAGCCCCGCCAGTCCCGACCCGGCCAGGGCGTCGGCCCCACCGCGGCCGTCGTCCGAGACCTGGATCAGCAGCCGCTCGCCCGACTTCCACACGTCGACGCTGGCCGTACGGGCCTGCGCGTGCTTGCTGATGTTCTGCAGCAGCTCCGAGACGGTGAAGTACGCGATCCCCTCGATCGCCGCCGCCGGACGCGAGGGCAGCTCCACGGCCACCCGTACCGGCACGGCGCACCGCGAGGCCACCGAGGACAGCGCCGCGTCCAGCCCCCGGTCGGTCAGCACGGCCGGGTGGATCCCGCGGGCCAGGTCCCGCAGCTCCTGCAGGGCGATCTTCACCTCGCCGTGGGCCTCGTCCACCATCCGGGCGGCGGCCCGCGGGTCCTCGGTCAGCTTCTCCTTGGCCAGCCCCAGGTCCATGGCCAGCGCCACCAGCCGGGCCTGCGCACCGTCGTGCAGGTCCCGCTCGATGCGCCGCAGGTCGGCGGCGGCGGTGTCCACGACCACCCCCCGGTCGGACTCCAGCTCACTGACGCGGTGCGCCAGCCGGGACGGCCCGAGCAGCCCGGCGACGAGCAGGTGGTCGACGGTGGTCAGGGCGCGGACCACCCAGGGGGTGGCGAGCGTGAACCCGAGCCCCACGAGGGAGGTGGCCGCGATCAGCACCGGCGAGTCCAGGTAGAACGAGTAGTGGTCGCCGTTCTCGAACAGCTCCAGCCCGGGCTGATCGGTGTAGGCGGGGAACACCCAGAACCACAGCGGATAGAGCAGCATGGCCCACCCGTAGGCCCAGAACACGAGGGCGACGCAGAAGCCGAACACCGCCCACGGGAAGTGGATCAGGGAGTACAGCACGTGCCGCCAGGCGCTCCCGCTCTTGAGCAGCGCCCCCATGCCGGCCAGCGCCCCGCCCTTCTCCGCCCGGATCGGCGCGGGCTCGGCGATGTCCTGCCGCAGCAACCCGCGCACCCGGGCCCTCTCCAGCCGCCCGAACCCGCGGCACATGGCGAGCACACCGGCCAGGACCGGAACCCCGAGGAAGGTGACGAGCAGCCCGGCGCCGAGGCTGACGCCGGTGACCGCGAGGGAGAAGTACAGGGTGCTGAGCGGCAGCCCGACCAACAGGTACCCGAACTCCCGCCACATCCGCCCCTCGACGGGCGCCCGCAGCACCTTGCCGATACCGCTGCCGCCCCGTGCGCTGCTGCCCATGATCCCGACCCGCCCTTCCATTCCGCGTTGTCCCCCAACCCTCCCGCGCCCCCCACCCCCGAACCATCCGGCAGGTGGGCCTCCCGGGAGGGGGGTTAACCCCCCTCCCGGGAGCCGCCACGGGCCACGGCGCGGCACCAAAATCCAGCCCCGCCGGCGTTTGAGGCGCGGCCACGGCGCCGCAGCCGAAAACGGCGCCGCGCCCCAGACGGGACACGGCGCCGCAGCCGGAGACGGCCCGGCCGTCAAGCCCCGCGCCCCCGCCACGGCAGCTCGGCGGTAACAGTGGTCCCCGCCCCCTCCGGGGACTCCACCACCAGTACCCCGTCCACCGCGCCCAGCCGCTCCGCCAGCCCCGCCAGTCCCGACCCGGCCAGGGCAGAGGCTCCGCCGCGCCCGTCGTCCGACACCCGGATCAGCAGCCGCCGGTCCGAACGCCACACCTCCACCGACGCCACCCGTGCCTGCGGACCCGCGTGCTTGCTCACGTTCTGCAGCAGCTCCGACACCACGAAGTACGCGATCCCCTCGATCGCCTCCGCCGGCCGCGCCGGCAGGTCCACCGACACCTTCACGGGAACCAGGCACCGCGAGGCCACCGAGGACAGCGCCGCGTCCAGACCCCGGTCGGTGAGCACCGCCGGGTGGATACCCCGGGCCAGGTCACGGAGCTCCTGGAGGGCCAGCTTCACCTCGCCGTGCGCCTCGTCGACCATCGCCGCCGCCCCCTCGGGGTCCTCCAGCAGCTTCTCCTTGGCCAGGCCCAGCCCCATCGCCAGCGCCACCAGCCGCGCCTGCGCCCCGTCGTGGAGGTCCCGCTCGATGCGCCGCAGGTCGGCGGCCGCTGTGTCCACCACGACTCCCCGGTCGGACTCCAGCTCCGCGATCCGCCGCTCCAGTTCGTCGGACGGGGACAGCAGGCCCCGTACCATCGCCCGGTCCACGTTCGCGAGCCCCCGGGCCACCCACGGAAGCACCGGCCACAGCACGAACAGCCCGGTCAGCGCCACGGTGAAGGTGAGCACCGCCCACGGCAGCCGCACCAGCTCGAACAGGACGGTCCGCCACGCCACCGCGTCCTTCAGGCTCGCCCACAGCCAGGGGAAGAACCCGCCGGCGCGCCCCGGTCCGGGCATCGGGGTCGGCTCGTCGACCCGTACGCCCAGGAGCGCGCGGGCCCGTACCCGCTCCACCCGTCCCAGCTGGCGAGACACGAACAGACCACATGCGAACAGCGGAAGTCCGATCGCCGTCACCGACAGACCGCCCGCCACGGACACCATGACAACCGTGTAAACAAACCCGATGAGGGCCATGGGGAAATTGGTCAGCAAGTACGCGATTTCCTTCCACGTCACGGCATCGAAGGCCGCGCGCACGGAAGGGGGACGGGGGTCGTCGGAGGTGTGATCGGTGGCGGTCATGCGGCACAGACTGCCAAGTGGGAGCGCCCGATGCCATGGGGCAGCCGGGCCGAGGTAAACGGGGGATAACCCCACCCTGTGGGGGCCAGGCCCTAGACTCCCGTCCGTACCAGATCAACCTGATCGTCGACAGTGGCCGAGGAACGAGGAAACGGACGTGCCCGAACCAACGGTATCGACCGTATCCGTGCTCGCCGCGGACTACTTCCGGACGTATTCGGTCGTCGGCCTCCTGGCCGCGCTCGGCGTGCTCTTCGTGGCGGTGGCCTTCGGCGCCAACCGCCTGCTGAGCCCCGTCGTCCCGACCCGCGAGAAGCTGCTGACGTACGAATGCGGCGTGGACCCGGTGGGCGAGGGCTGGGCTCACACCCAGGTCCGCTACTACGTCTACGCGTTCCTCTACGTCATCTTCGCCGTCGACTCGATCTTCCTCTTCCCGTGGGCGACGGTCTTCGCCGCCGCCGGTTACGGCGCCACGACGCTGGTGGAGATGTTCATCTTCCTCGGCTTCCTGGCCGTCGGCCTGCTCTACGCGTACAAGAAGGGCGTCCTCGAATGGCTGTGACACCGGCTGGTACCCCGGCCGTGCCGTCGGAGCCGCAGCTGCTCCCGGAACCGAAGCGCCTGGGAGTCCTCTCCCGCCTCGCGCCCGAGCCCATGAAGGTGGTCCTCAACTGGGGCCGCCGCTACAGCCTGTGGGTCTTCAACTTCGGCCTCGCCTGCTGCGCGATCGAGTTCATCGCCGCGTCGATGGCCCGTCACGACTTCATCCGGCTCGGCGTCATCCCCTTCGCGCCCGGCCCGCGCCAGGCGGACCTCATGATCGTCTCCGGCACGGTGACGGACAAGATGGCCCCGGCCGTCAAGCGGCTCTACGAGCAGATGCCCGAGCCCAAGTACGTCATCTCCTTCGGCGCCTGCTCCAACTGCGGCGGCCCGTACTGGGACTCGTACTCGGTGACCAAGGGCGTCGACCAGATCATCCCCGTCGACGTCTACGTCCCCGGCTGCCCGCCCCGCCCCGAAGCGCTGCTCCAGGGCATCCTCAAACTCCAGGAGAAGATCGCCCGCGAATCGCTGGCGGAGCGCTACGCGACCACGGCCGCGCCGACGCCCGCGCAGCTCACCAGCGGCCTGATCACCCCTCCGCCCACCCCGGGGGCGGGCGCGTGAACCTCTACGACTCCCTCCCGGACGCGGCCGGAACGATCTTCGGTGCCGAAGCCGTCGCCACGTACGCCCACTCCCTCCTCACGGTCGACGTCCCCACCGCGAGCTGGATCCCCGCGCTGGAGATCGCCCGCGACAAGCTGGGCTGCACCTACTTCGACTGGCTGAGCGCGGTCGACGAGCCGGGCACCGGCTTCCGGGTCTGCGCCCACGTGGTCTCCCTGGAGAACCACCGCGTACGCCGCCTCCTGCTGCGGACCACCGTCCCCCACTCGGCACCCTCCCTGCCCTCGGCCGTGCCGATCTACGCGGGCACCGAATGGCACGAGCGCGAGACCTTCGAGATGTTCGGCATCGTCTTCACCGACCACCCGAACCTGGTCCCGCTCCTCCTCCCCGAGAACTTCGAAGGCCACCCGCTGCGCAAGGACTTCGTCCTCGCGGCGCGCGTCGCCAAGGCCTGGCCGGGCGCCAAGGAGCCGGGCGAGGCCCATGACCCCGATGCTCCGAAGCGCCGCCAGATGCTCCCGCCGGGCGTGCCGGACCCCAACGACTGGGGCCCGATGAAGGGCCAGCTCCCGCCGGCCCCGGCCCGCCCCGCCCGCACCCCGCGCGCGGCCGGAACCACAGCCGGAGCCGCGGGCGAGCGCCCGGTCCGCGCCCCGCGCGAGGGCGCCCCGGTGCGCCGCACCCGCTCGGTCGGCGAAGGCTCGGCCAGCCAGGCGGCCACCACCCCCGCCGACACCGCGGCCGCCACCCCGGCCGATGCGACGGCCACCGGCCCGGCCGACGCGGCGACCACCGGCCCGGCCGACGCGGCGCGCCCGGTGCGGCGCAGCCGCTCGGCCTCCGAAGGCTCGGCGAGCCAGGCGGCTCCGGCTGCGGCCCCTGCCTCGGCTGCGGCCCCTGCCTCGGCTCCGGCCTCGGCTCCGGCGGACGCCGAGGCCCCCGCTCCGGCTCCGGCTCCGGCTCCGGCGGAGCCGGGCTCCGGCCCGGCCGCCACCGGGCGCCCCCCGCGGCGTACCCGCTCGGCCTCCGAGGGCTCGGCGAGCCAGGCGGCCGACGCGGCCGAGCCCACCGCCGCCGACGCGACCGGTTCCGCGCCGGAGTCGCCCAGGCGGCCCGCTGCCCGGAGCACGGACGCACCCTGGCACGACCCGAAGCCCGCCTTCGAGGAACCTCCGGCGCCTCCCGCCGCGCCGAACGCTCCGGCTGAACCGGCCACTTCGGCCGAGCCCGCCGCCCCGGCTGAACCGACCGCTCCGGCGACCCCGGCCCAACCGGCTGAGCCCGGCGCTCCGGCGACCACGGCTGAACCCGCCACCCCGGCCGAACCCGCGACTCCGACCGAGCCCGGCGCTCCGGCTGCCCCGGCCGACCCCGTCGGCACGGCCGATCCCGCTGCCCCCGTCGACCCCGTCGACCCCGCCGAGACCGACGGCGACCCGACCACAGACCCCACCGGAGGCACCGCGTGAACGACGTCCTCGACGTCGGCCTTCGGCTGCTCATCGTCTTCGCCGTGTTCCTCGTGCTCCCGCTCGTCGTCGGGCAGACCGAGCACAAGGTGATGGCCCACATGCAGGGCCGCCTCGGCCCCATGTACGCCGGTGGGTTCCACGGCTGGGCCCAGCTCGTCGCCGACGGGGTGAAGTTCGTACAGAAGGAAGACATCGTCCCGGCCAACGCCGACCGCCGTGTCTTCCAGCTCGCCCCCGCCGTCGCCCTCCTCCCGTACCTCCTCGTCCTCCTCGTCATCCCGATCGGCCCCGGCGAGGGCGCCGTCGGCCAGGTCATCGACGCCGGGCTCTTCTTCGCGCTCGCCGTCATGGGCGTCGGAGTGCTCGGCTCGCTCATGGCCGGCTGGGCCTCCGCGAACAAGTTCTCCCTCCTCGGAGGCCTCCGTACCGCCGCGCAGCTGCTCGCCTACGAGCTCCCCATGCTGCTCGCCGCCGCCTCGGTCGCCATGGCCGCCGGCACGGTCTCGCTGCCCGGCATCGTCGAGGCCTTCGAGTGGTGGTGGCTGCCCTGGCAGGTCGTCGGCGGGCTGGTCTTCTTCACCGCCGGCCTCGCCGAACTCCAGCGGCCCCCCTTCGACATGCCCGTCGCCGACTCCGAGATCATCTTCGGCGCGTACACCGAGTACACCGGCCTGCGCTTCGCGCTGTTCCTGCTCGCCGAGTACGCCGGCATCGTGGTCCTCGCCGCCCTGACCACCGTTCTCTTCCTCGGTGGCTGGCACGGCCCCTTCGGCGGCGACGGCTCCGGCTGGGTCTGGACCCTGCTCAAGATCGCGGCGCTCTCCTTCGTGGTGATCTGGCTCCGCGTGAGCTACCCCCGGCTCCGCGAGGACCAGTTGCAGAAGCTCGCCTGGACCGTACTCATCCCGCTCGCGCTCGCCCAGATCGCGCTCACCGGCATCGTGAAGGTGGCGATCCAGTAAATGCCCCCCATCCCCGGATCAGGCCTCGCCAAGGGCCTGGCCGTCACGCTGCGCACGATGACGAAGCGTTCGCACACCGCCCAGTACCCCGAGGTGCAGCCCGAACTCCCGCCGCGCTCGCGCGGGGTCATCGGCCTGTTCGAGGAGAACTGCACGGTCTGCATGCTCTGCGCGCGCGAATGCCCCGACTGGTGCATCTACATCGACTCCCACAAGGAGACGGTCCCGGCCGCCGCCCCCGGCGGGCGTGAGCGCAGCCGCAACGTCCTCGACCGCTTCGCCATCGACTTCTCCCTCTGCATGTACTGCGGCATCTGCATCGAGGTGTGCCCCTTCGACGCGCTCTTCTGGTCGCCGGAGTTCGAGTACGCCGAGACGGACATCCATGAGCTCACCCACGAGCGCGACAAGCTGCGCGAGTGGATGTGGACCGTGCCGGCCCCGCCCGCCCTGGACCCGGCAGCCGAGGAGCCCAAGGAGATCGCCGCGGCCCGCAAGGCCGTGGAGAAGGCCGAGGTAGCCGCGGCCGCGGCCACCGCCCCGGCCCCGCCCGCCACGGGCACCTACCCCGCCGCCCCCGGCCCGGGCACGCCGACCCTCGCCCCCGCCCCGGCCGAGCGGGCCGCCGAATCGGGCCCGGGTACGCCCGCCGCGCCTGCGCCCGCCGCGCCCGACGACGCGGCGCCCGCAGGCGAATCCACCACCCCCTTGCCCCCGACCACCCCGGAGGGAGACGCGTGACCGCCGCCACTCTCGCAGCCGCCGCACAAGGCACCGGCTTCCTCTCCCCGACCGGCGTCGAGATCGCCTTCGTCCTCGTCGGCCTCGCCACCCTCGGCGCGGCCCTCGTCACGGTCACCACCAAGCAGCTCGTGCACGCCGCCCTGTGGCTGGTCGTCGCGCTCGGCGGGGTCGCGATCGAGTACCTGCTGCTGACCGCGGAGTTCATCGCCTGGGTCCAGGTGCTGATCTACCTCGGTTCCGTGGTCGTCCTCCTCCTCTTCGGGCTGATGCTCACCAAGGCGCCCATCGGCCGCTCCCCGGACGCCGACTCCGGCAACCGCCCGGTCGCGATCGGCGTCGCCGCCGCCGCGGCCGTCGCGCTCGTCTGGGTGGTCGTCGACGCCTTCCGCACCACCTGGATCGACCTCGACGGCCCCGTCCAGGGCTCCACCAAGGTCACCGGCGAGATCCTCTTCCGGCACTGGGTGCTGCCCTTCGAGGCGCTCTCGGTCCTCCTCCTCGCAGCCCTGATCGGCGCCATCGTGCTCTCCCGCAAGACCGACGCGGCCGACGCCGCGACCGAAGCGCCGGGCGCCACCGGCACGACGGACAAGACGAAGGGGCAGCGCTGATGCACCTCGCCTACCCCGCCGTACTGGCGGCCCTCCTTTTCGCCACGGGCCTGTACGGAGTGCTCGCCCGCCGCAACGCCATCCTGGTCCTGATGTCCGTCGAGCTGATGCTCAACGCCGTCAACCTCAACCTGGTGGCCTTCGACGTCTGGCTGCGCGACACCCTGCACGCCGGCCAGGCCCTCACCCTCTTCACCATCGCCATCGCCGCCGCCGAGATCGGCATCGGCCTCGCGATCGTGCTGACGGTGTACCGCAACCGGGGCACCGCGGACGTCGACAAGCTGCGCGACACCGCCGAGGGCCACGAGCCGGACAGCACCGACAGCCGGGCGACGGGAGCCGCCGCGTGAACACGCCGACCCTTGCCGTACTCGTCCCCCTGCTGCCCTTCCTGGGCGCGCTCGCGGGACTGCTGCTCGGCCGCACCGCTCCCGGCTTCGTCAGGCCGCTCGCCGTCCTGCCGACGCTGGGCGCCGCCGTCCTGGCCGTCCTCGTGGCCTTCCGCCACGGCGGCGGCAAGGCAATCGACACGGCGACCGAGCTGACCCCGACCGGCTCGGTGCCGATCGAGCTCTCGCTCCACCTCGACGGCTTCGCGGTGCTGGTGGCCGTCCTGGTCGGGGCCGTCGCCACCTGCGTACAGATCTACTCGATGGCGTACCTGCGCGAAGACCCGCGCTACCCGTCCTACGCCGCTCTGGTCTCACTGTTCACCTCCGCCATGCTGCTCGTCGTCTACTCCGGCGACCTGATGGTGCTGCTGG contains these protein-coding regions:
- a CDS encoding 2-oxoacid:ferredoxin oxidoreductase subunit beta, with the protein product MAEVTDTPTLLSLVPKAAAQQSMKDFKSDQEVRWCPGCGDYAVLAAVQGFMPELGLAKENIVFVSGIGCSSRFPYYMNTYGMHSIHGRAPAIATGLATSRRDLSVWVVTGDGDALSIGGNHLIHALRRNVNLKILLFNNRIYGLTKGQYSPTSEVGKITKSTPMGSLDAPFNPVSLAIGAEASFVARTVDSDRKHLTEVLRAAADHQGTALVEIYQNCNIFNDGAFEVLKDREQAQEAVIRLEDGQPIRFGVDNAKGVVRNVATGDLEVVEVTPENEARILVHDASSASPTNAFALSRLADPDTLHQTPIGVFRNVSRPVYDTLMAEQLETAVDRSGKGDLGSLLSGNDTWTVVG
- a CDS encoding 2-oxoacid:acceptor oxidoreductase subunit alpha; this translates as MTSQVSSPAEHSDGAENAVVGEQRTPPGPNSGDPSSGDPSSGSPHGPTGGKEVRRLDRVIIRFAGDSGDGMQLTGDRFTSETASFGNDLSTLPNFPAEIRAPAGTLPGVSSFQLHFADHDILTPGDAPNVLVAMNPAALKANIGDVPRGAELIINTDEFTKRPMAKVGYETSPLEDGSLDAYNLHPVPLTTLTIEALKDFGLPRKEAERSKNMFALGLLSWMYHRPTEGTESFLRQKFAKKPQIAEANVAAFRAGWNFGETTEDFAVSYEVAPATRAFPTGTYRNISGNLALSYGLIAAGQQADLPLYLGSYPITPASDILHELSKHKNFGVRTFQAEDEIAGIGAALGAAFGGALAVTTTSGPGVALKSETIGLAVSLELPLLIVDIQRGGPSTGLPTKTEQADLLQAMYGRNGEAPVPIVAPRTPADCFDAALDAARIALTYRTPVFLLSDGYLANGSEPWRIPDVADLPDLAVQFASGPNHELADGTEVFWPYKRDPHTLARPWAVPGTPGLEHRIGGIEKQDGTGNISYDPANHDFMVRTRQAKIDGIEVPDLEVDDPDGAKTLVIGWGSTYGPITAAVRRLRLAGVPIAQAHLRHLNPFPRNLGAVLERYDKVVVPEMNLGQLATLLRAKYLVDARSYNQVNGMPFKAEQLATHLKEAVNG
- a CDS encoding response regulator transcription factor — encoded protein: MRVVIAEDSVLLREGLTRLLTDRGHDVVAGVGDAEALIKTVADLAAEDALPDVVVADVRMPPTHTDEGVRAAVRLRRDHPGIGVLVLSQYVEEQYATELLAGSSTGVGYLLKDRVADVREFLDAVVRVARGGTALDPEVVAQLLGRSRKQDVLAGLTPREREVLGLMAEGRTNSAVAKQLVVSDGAVEKHVSNIFMKLGLSPSDGDHRRVLAVLTYLRS
- a CDS encoding sensor histidine kinase, with protein sequence MGSSARGGSGIGKVLRAPVEGRMWREFGYLLVGLPLSTLYFSLAVTGVSLGAGLLVTFLGVPVLAGVLAMCRGFGRLERARVRGLLRQDIAEPAPIRAEKGGALAGMGALLKSGSAWRHVLYSLIHFPWAVFGFCVALVFWAYGWAMLLYPLWFWVFPAYTDQPGLELFENGDHYSFYLDSPVLIAATSLVGLGFTLATPWVVRALTTVDHLLVAGLLGPSRLAHRVSELESDRGVVVDTAAADLRRIERDLHDGAQARLVALAMDLGLAKEKLTEDPRAAARMVDEAHGEVKIALQELRDLARGIHPAVLTDRGLDAALSSVASRCAVPVRVAVELPSRPAAAIEGIAYFTVSELLQNISKHAQARTASVDVWKSGERLLIQVSDDGRGGADALAGSGLAGLSERLDAVDGVLVVDSVEGTGTTVTAELPWRA
- a CDS encoding sensor histidine kinase, coding for MTATDHTSDDPRPPSVRAAFDAVTWKEIAYLLTNFPMALIGFVYTVVMVSVAGGLSVTAIGLPLFACGLFVSRQLGRVERVRARALLGVRVDEPTPMPGPGRAGGFFPWLWASLKDAVAWRTVLFELVRLPWAVLTFTVALTGLFVLWPVLPWVARGLANVDRAMVRGLLSPSDELERRIAELESDRGVVVDTAAADLRRIERDLHDGAQARLVALAMGLGLAKEKLLEDPEGAAAMVDEAHGEVKLALQELRDLARGIHPAVLTDRGLDAALSSVASRCLVPVKVSVDLPARPAEAIEGIAYFVVSELLQNVSKHAGPQARVASVEVWRSDRRLLIRVSDDGRGGASALAGSGLAGLAERLGAVDGVLVVESPEGAGTTVTAELPWRGRGA
- a CDS encoding NADH-quinone oxidoreductase subunit A, producing MPEPTVSTVSVLAADYFRTYSVVGLLAALGVLFVAVAFGANRLLSPVVPTREKLLTYECGVDPVGEGWAHTQVRYYVYAFLYVIFAVDSIFLFPWATVFAAAGYGATTLVEMFIFLGFLAVGLLYAYKKGVLEWL
- a CDS encoding NADH-quinone oxidoreductase subunit B, with the translated sequence MAVTPAGTPAVPSEPQLLPEPKRLGVLSRLAPEPMKVVLNWGRRYSLWVFNFGLACCAIEFIAASMARHDFIRLGVIPFAPGPRQADLMIVSGTVTDKMAPAVKRLYEQMPEPKYVISFGACSNCGGPYWDSYSVTKGVDQIIPVDVYVPGCPPRPEALLQGILKLQEKIARESLAERYATTAAPTPAQLTSGLITPPPTPGAGA
- a CDS encoding NADH-quinone oxidoreductase subunit C, with the protein product MNLYDSLPDAAGTIFGAEAVATYAHSLLTVDVPTASWIPALEIARDKLGCTYFDWLSAVDEPGTGFRVCAHVVSLENHRVRRLLLRTTVPHSAPSLPSAVPIYAGTEWHERETFEMFGIVFTDHPNLVPLLLPENFEGHPLRKDFVLAARVAKAWPGAKEPGEAHDPDAPKRRQMLPPGVPDPNDWGPMKGQLPPAPARPARTPRAAGTTAGAAGERPVRAPREGAPVRRTRSVGEGSASQAATTPADTAAATPADATATGPADAATTGPADAARPVRRSRSASEGSASQAAPAAAPASAAAPASAPASAPADAEAPAPAPAPAPAEPGSGPAATGRPPRRTRSASEGSASQAADAAEPTAADATGSAPESPRRPAARSTDAPWHDPKPAFEEPPAPPAAPNAPAEPATSAEPAAPAEPTAPATPAQPAEPGAPATTAEPATPAEPATPTEPGAPAAPADPVGTADPAAPVDPVDPAETDGDPTTDPTGGTA